A genomic stretch from Anaeromusa acidaminophila DSM 3853 includes:
- a CDS encoding IS30 family transposase codes for MDCHDYIIQEPERKRGQHLGKEERGAIQHLNKQGYSLRKIAQAINCSPSTVMNELRRGTPLRKSNRGRAPEYNAKRGHAVYKANRTRCKKRHRIVECSAFVKWLVKMVRSHTWSIDACVGHAKLHNKFPKEQLVCTKTLYNELASGNLPLSLFDVPELLKRKRRKVKSHEHKRLKGRSIDERPAIVAERTELGHWEADTVVGLRNGKEAVVLTLIERVTDHYLAIHIPGKTSVAVMNAMRQLYSEYGNQFSTIFKTITTDNGSEFEDFADVQQWGTKVFFAHPYSSWERAINERHNGLLRRYIPKGTSIERYTPEEVKGFADEINALPRKRLGYRTPDDLFEDFLDSIYAA; via the coding sequence ATGGACTGCCATGATTATATCATACAAGAGCCAGAACGCAAGCGCGGCCAGCACTTAGGGAAAGAAGAACGAGGTGCTATTCAGCACCTAAATAAGCAGGGCTATTCATTACGCAAGATCGCTCAAGCCATCAATTGCTCGCCAAGTACGGTTATGAACGAGCTGCGCCGGGGAACGCCGCTGCGCAAAAGCAACAGAGGTCGTGCGCCTGAATACAACGCTAAACGAGGTCATGCGGTCTACAAGGCTAACCGAACACGCTGCAAGAAAAGGCATCGTATAGTGGAGTGCTCGGCCTTTGTTAAATGGCTAGTAAAAATGGTTCGCAGCCATACGTGGTCCATAGATGCTTGTGTAGGCCATGCAAAGCTTCATAACAAATTCCCTAAAGAGCAGCTGGTGTGTACCAAAACGCTATACAACGAACTGGCATCCGGCAACTTGCCTCTATCACTTTTTGACGTGCCGGAATTGCTTAAACGCAAGCGCAGAAAGGTCAAAAGCCATGAACATAAACGCCTGAAAGGCCGTAGCATCGATGAGCGCCCCGCTATTGTTGCGGAACGCACCGAGTTAGGACATTGGGAAGCCGACACAGTGGTCGGCCTGCGCAATGGCAAGGAAGCTGTCGTTTTGACACTGATCGAACGCGTCACAGACCATTATCTTGCCATTCACATTCCCGGAAAAACAAGCGTGGCCGTGATGAATGCCATGAGGCAACTATACAGTGAATATGGCAACCAGTTCAGTACTATCTTCAAAACAATCACCACCGACAACGGTTCTGAATTTGAAGACTTTGCAGACGTTCAGCAATGGGGCACGAAAGTTTTCTTTGCTCATCCTTACTCGTCTTGGGAGAGAGCCATAAACGAAAGGCATAACGGTCTCTTGCGCAGGTACATTCCCAAAGGCACGTCTATAGAGAGGTATACTCCCGAAGAGGTGAAGGGCTTTGCTGATGAAATAAACGCTCTTCCACGCAAGCGCCTCGGTTATCGAACTCCAGACGACCTTTTCGAAGACTTTCTTGACTCTATTTATGCTGCTTAA
- a CDS encoding class II fructose-bisphosphate aldolase — MALVTMAELLQDARRRQYAVGGFNVFNFETLGAVVEVAEELKTPLVLGIPERLFKFVDADLLGAAMVRAAHKASVPVALHLDHSHTYEGILKAVRWGFTSVMFDGSRLTFEENVRRTKEVAKIAHASGLTVEGELGSLGGETTAGLEEAAQFAQKTRIDALAVGCGNHLGAIADASLDFERLGLLRQMVQIPLVMHGGAGLQSEEYRRLIQAGIAKINIATDTSTVAAEQLKKELSRTPHMNYVNLMAIVKKGVKESVRKYMLAFECISKAKAI, encoded by the coding sequence GTGGCTTTAGTAACAATGGCAGAACTTCTACAGGATGCGCGGCGGCGGCAATACGCAGTAGGGGGCTTTAATGTTTTTAATTTTGAAACCCTGGGAGCTGTGGTGGAAGTAGCGGAAGAATTAAAAACGCCCCTGGTTCTTGGAATTCCTGAACGGTTATTTAAGTTTGTCGACGCAGATTTGTTGGGAGCTGCTATGGTAAGGGCTGCTCACAAAGCAAGTGTTCCGGTGGCCTTGCATTTGGATCATAGTCATACGTACGAAGGGATTTTAAAAGCGGTACGTTGGGGATTTACTTCGGTCATGTTTGACGGTTCTAGGCTGACGTTTGAGGAAAACGTACGTCGTACAAAAGAAGTGGCCAAAATTGCTCATGCTTCCGGTTTAACCGTGGAAGGAGAACTTGGCTCTTTAGGCGGCGAGACGACTGCTGGATTGGAAGAGGCGGCGCAGTTTGCGCAAAAAACCCGTATTGACGCCTTGGCGGTAGGATGTGGCAATCATTTAGGCGCGATTGCGGATGCTTCGTTGGATTTTGAACGCCTTGGCTTGCTGCGTCAGATGGTGCAAATTCCCCTGGTCATGCATGGCGGGGCTGGTTTGCAGTCGGAAGAATATCGGCGTTTGATCCAAGCAGGTATTGCAAAAATTAATATTGCAACCGACACTTCGACGGTAGCGGCGGAACAGTTGAAAAAAGAACTGTCGCGGACGCCTCATATGAATTATGTGAACTTGATGGCGATTGTTAAAAAGGGCGTCAAGGAGTCGGTGCGCAAGTACATGCTGGCCTTTGAGTGCATCTCCAAGGCCAAAGCTATTTAA
- the rplT gene encoding 50S ribosomal protein L20 produces the protein MPRVKKGVTAHRRHKKILKLAKGYRGARSKQFKKANELVMKALFYARRDRRAKKGEFRRLWIARINAAARINGLSYSKLINGLTKAGVEVNRKMLADLAVNDLAAFNQLVETAKAKL, from the coding sequence ATGCCGAGAGTAAAAAAAGGCGTTACTGCACATCGACGCCATAAAAAAATTCTAAAGCTGGCTAAAGGATACCGTGGTGCCCGCAGCAAGCAGTTTAAAAAAGCTAATGAATTAGTCATGAAAGCGTTGTTCTACGCTCGTCGTGACCGTCGCGCCAAAAAAGGCGAATTCCGTCGTCTGTGGATTGCCCGTATTAATGCGGCTGCTCGTATTAATGGCTTGTCCTACAGCAAATTGATCAATGGTTTGACTAAAGCTGGCGTAGAAGTAAACCGCAAAATGCTGGCCGACTTGGCTGTCAATGATCTGGCTGCTTTCAACCAGCTTGTTGAAACCGCTAAAGCCAAACTGTAA
- the rpmI gene encoding 50S ribosomal protein L35 produces MPKIKTRRSAAKRFRITASGEFKRAKAFKSHILECKSPKRKRNLRKASLVSKSDHKRVQLMLPNA; encoded by the coding sequence ATGCCGAAAATCAAAACTCGTAGAAGCGCTGCCAAACGTTTTCGTATCACCGCCAGCGGTGAATTCAAGCGCGCCAAAGCTTTTAAAAGCCATATCCTGGAATGCAAATCACCTAAGCGTAAACGCAATCTGCGCAAAGCTTCGCTGGTAAGCAAGTCCGACCACAAACGCGTACAGCTTATGCTGCCGAACGCATAA
- the infC gene encoding translation initiation factor IF-3, translating into MRINEEIRVREVRVTTAEGEQLGIMQVRDALQMAIEQNLDLVEVAPTARPPVCRIMDYGKFKYEQQKRDKEAKKKQKIVTIKEVKLRPNIEDHDFDVKKKNALRFLEDGDKVKVTIMFRGRELSHPELGRVLLVRMAKELADIANVERDPKLEGKNMIMILNPKQQG; encoded by the coding sequence TTGCGGATCAACGAAGAGATTCGGGTAAGAGAAGTGCGGGTAACTACCGCCGAAGGTGAACAGCTAGGCATCATGCAGGTGCGCGACGCCTTGCAGATGGCTATTGAGCAGAATCTCGACCTGGTAGAAGTTGCTCCGACGGCTCGTCCGCCGGTATGCCGCATCATGGACTATGGAAAGTTCAAGTATGAGCAGCAAAAAAGGGACAAAGAAGCCAAGAAAAAACAAAAAATCGTTACCATCAAAGAAGTCAAACTTCGTCCTAATATCGAAGACCACGACTTTGATGTTAAGAAAAAAAATGCCCTGCGTTTTCTAGAAGATGGTGACAAGGTCAAAGTGACCATCATGTTCCGCGGCCGGGAATTATCCCATCCGGAATTAGGGCGGGTTTTGCTTGTGCGTATGGCCAAGGAATTGGCTGATATTGCCAACGTAGAACGCGATCCGAAACTGGAAGGCAAGAACATGATTATGATTTTGAATCCCAAACAGCAGGGGTAA
- the thrS gene encoding threonine--tRNA ligase, which yields MVQVKLKDGSIREVAQGTTLGELAEQLSRSLAKKVLVGKVDGQVKDLASKLQQDAAVELLTFDEDAGRDALRHSASHVLAQAVKRLYGDKKVKIAIGPAIANGFYYDFDVEEPFSTEDLARIQKEMEKIVKEDLPISRKEVSREEAIALFNERGEDYKVELIQDLPADAVISMYEQGEFIDLCAGPHVSSTGRLKALQLQSVAGAYWRGDEKRKMLQRIYGTVFEKKADLDAYLLMLEEAAKRDHRKLGKELDLFSMQDEGPGFPFFHPNGMVVRNELETFWRKMHRKYGYQEIRTPIILNQKLWQQSGHWDHYRENMYFTEIDGEGYAVKPMNCPGGILVYRSQYHSYRDLPLRTCELGLVHRHEISGALHGLMRVRSFTQDDAHIFMLPSQIKEEIQGVIDLFNEVYSTFGLSYHAELSTRPEDSMGSDDVWETATKALQDALDERGMEYKINEGDGAFYGPKIDFHLRDSIGRTWQCGTIQLDMLMPENFDLNYIGEDGQKHRPVMIHRVAYGSLERFIGILIEHFAGAFPAWLAPVQVKILPITDRHMDYAKKVAKEMWNQDIRVAVDERNEKIGYKIREAQMQKIPYVLVVGDKELENGTVAVRKRGEGDLGPQATEAFTEQLLAEIAAKK from the coding sequence ATGGTACAAGTAAAATTAAAAGACGGCAGCATTCGCGAGGTGGCTCAGGGTACGACTCTTGGCGAATTGGCGGAACAGCTCAGCCGTTCCTTAGCTAAAAAAGTACTGGTGGGTAAGGTAGACGGGCAAGTAAAGGATTTGGCCAGCAAGCTGCAGCAGGATGCGGCTGTAGAGCTGTTGACTTTTGATGAAGACGCAGGACGCGATGCCTTGCGTCACAGCGCTTCTCACGTACTGGCGCAAGCGGTCAAACGCTTATATGGCGACAAGAAAGTGAAAATCGCCATTGGACCGGCTATTGCTAATGGCTTTTATTATGATTTTGACGTTGAAGAACCATTCAGCACGGAAGATCTGGCGCGCATCCAAAAGGAAATGGAAAAAATCGTTAAAGAAGATCTGCCGATTTCACGTAAAGAAGTCAGTCGGGAAGAGGCTATCGCGTTATTCAACGAGCGCGGTGAAGACTATAAAGTGGAATTGATTCAGGATTTGCCGGCAGATGCGGTTATTTCCATGTACGAGCAGGGTGAATTTATCGACCTATGCGCAGGCCCTCACGTTTCGTCAACAGGTCGTCTAAAGGCTCTTCAATTGCAGTCGGTGGCCGGCGCATACTGGCGGGGCGATGAAAAACGGAAAATGCTGCAGCGTATTTACGGGACGGTATTTGAGAAGAAAGCGGATTTAGACGCCTACCTGTTAATGCTGGAGGAAGCGGCCAAACGGGATCACCGTAAACTGGGCAAAGAATTGGATTTATTCAGCATGCAAGACGAAGGACCTGGTTTTCCTTTCTTCCACCCGAATGGCATGGTGGTGCGCAATGAACTGGAAACGTTCTGGCGCAAAATGCACCGGAAATACGGTTACCAGGAAATCAGGACACCGATTATTTTGAATCAGAAATTATGGCAGCAGTCCGGACATTGGGATCATTATCGCGAAAACATGTACTTTACGGAGATTGACGGCGAAGGTTACGCGGTAAAACCCATGAACTGTCCTGGCGGCATTTTGGTATATCGCTCTCAGTATCATAGCTATCGCGATTTGCCGTTGCGTACCTGCGAACTGGGTCTTGTGCATCGTCATGAGATTTCCGGCGCTTTGCACGGCTTAATGCGTGTGCGCAGCTTTACTCAGGATGACGCGCATATTTTCATGCTGCCTTCGCAAATCAAAGAAGAAATTCAGGGCGTTATTGATTTGTTTAATGAAGTATATAGCACCTTTGGCCTTTCGTATCATGCCGAGTTGTCCACTCGTCCCGAGGATTCCATGGGTTCGGATGATGTTTGGGAAACGGCCACTAAGGCGCTTCAAGACGCTCTTGACGAACGAGGCATGGAATACAAGATTAATGAAGGCGACGGCGCTTTTTATGGTCCGAAAATTGACTTCCATCTGCGTGATTCCATTGGCCGGACCTGGCAGTGCGGCACCATTCAGTTGGACATGCTGATGCCGGAAAACTTTGATTTGAACTATATCGGCGAAGACGGCCAAAAGCATCGTCCAGTTATGATTCATCGTGTGGCTTATGGCAGCCTGGAGCGCTTCATTGGCATTCTGATTGAGCATTTTGCTGGCGCCTTCCCGGCTTGGCTGGCGCCAGTGCAGGTTAAAATTCTACCGATTACAGATCGCCATATGGACTATGCTAAAAAGGTTGCAAAAGAAATGTGGAATCAGGACATTCGCGTGGCCGTGGATGAGCGCAACGAGAAAATTGGCTATAAAATCAGAGAAGCGCAAATGCAAAAAATCCCCTATGTGCTGGTCGTGGGAGACAAGGAACTGGAAAATGGCACTGTGGCTGTGCGTAAACGGGGCGAAGGAGATTTGGGACCGCAGGCGACAGAGGCATTCACGGAGCAACTGTTAGCGGAAATTGCGGCGAAAAAATAA
- a CDS encoding GRAM domain-containing protein: MYSFSLHDDEKIIKKDHANFDSAAEKLHGALYLTTERLVFVGYVMGMEHKYFKEVSLEDLTQVATARSLGLIPNALVIKTAEKESLRFVIRRRNEWYQALIERLNPVDRAGGLGV, translated from the coding sequence ATGTATAGCTTTTCTTTGCATGATGATGAAAAAATCATAAAAAAAGATCATGCTAATTTTGATTCGGCGGCGGAAAAACTTCATGGCGCCTTATATTTGACTACAGAGCGCTTGGTCTTTGTAGGCTATGTAATGGGGATGGAGCACAAATATTTTAAAGAAGTTTCCTTAGAGGATCTCACGCAAGTTGCTACGGCTCGAAGCTTGGGTCTTATACCCAATGCGCTGGTCATAAAGACGGCTGAAAAGGAAAGCTTGCGTTTTGTTATCCGCCGCAGAAATGAATGGTATCAAGCCCTAATAGAGCGGTTGAATCCGGTTGACAGGGCTGGCGGCCTTGGAGTATAA
- a CDS encoding DUF1858 domain-containing protein — MQPKGANLQKIRDGKKTYAVTPHLPGGFVKPEVLRRYAEAAEQFGGVLKLTSAQRIMITGLKAEDVEGVWELLGMQPAMGFANCVRSIKMCPGDTFCKRGKQDAIKLGMELDKRYHKKEMPSRIKIGVAGCPNSCAEVHVKDVGFIGTESGWDVYVGGCAGAQPRLADKLLGSLSLEEALRIADVIVSFYKQNAEVERMGVFIDRIGFGSFQKEVLSRFYGQQPGPAEPERPLAKQQAPAPLLNGNLKPGELVNAETVISDILQVYPHTVPVFRSFGLGCLGCPSSTGEPLQQAAAIHGLQVEELVEALNCSIKEEQNK; from the coding sequence ATGCAGCCTAAAGGTGCAAACTTGCAAAAAATAAGAGACGGGAAAAAAACCTATGCCGTGACGCCACATCTTCCGGGAGGTTTTGTCAAACCGGAGGTATTGCGGCGTTATGCGGAAGCGGCGGAGCAATTCGGCGGCGTACTGAAATTGACTTCGGCGCAGCGCATTATGATCACCGGTTTAAAGGCGGAGGATGTGGAAGGCGTATGGGAACTGCTGGGGATGCAGCCTGCCATGGGGTTTGCCAATTGCGTGCGCAGCATCAAAATGTGCCCAGGCGACACCTTTTGCAAGCGCGGCAAACAAGATGCCATTAAGCTGGGCATGGAGCTGGACAAGCGCTACCATAAAAAAGAAATGCCTTCGCGGATTAAGATAGGCGTAGCCGGCTGCCCTAACTCCTGCGCCGAGGTGCATGTGAAAGATGTGGGCTTCATCGGTACGGAAAGCGGCTGGGATGTGTATGTAGGCGGCTGCGCCGGAGCGCAGCCCAGGCTGGCGGATAAGCTGCTGGGATCGCTGAGTTTGGAAGAAGCCCTGCGGATCGCCGATGTCATTGTTTCGTTCTACAAGCAAAATGCCGAGGTAGAGCGTATGGGAGTTTTTATTGACCGCATTGGCTTTGGAAGTTTTCAAAAAGAAGTGTTGAGCCGCTTTTACGGGCAGCAGCCAGGTCCCGCAGAGCCAGAGCGTCCTCTGGCCAAGCAGCAGGCGCCTGCGCCGCTGTTAAACGGAAATCTGAAGCCGGGAGAATTGGTAAATGCGGAAACCGTTATCAGCGACATTCTGCAGGTATATCCGCACACGGTACCGGTTTTTCGCTCGTTTGGCTTGGGCTGCCTCGGGTGTCCGTCTTCGACAGGAGAGCCGCTGCAGCAAGCGGCCGCTATTCACGGTCTGCAGGTGGAAGAGCTGGTGGAAGCGCTAAACTGCAGCATTAAAGAAGAACAGAACAAATAG
- a CDS encoding type IA DNA topoisomerase → MKKLIITEKPSVARNIADAINAKIRKDGFIEGNDYVITWAFGHLLQLYDLKDYNLELKGWRLEYFPYIPSEFKYKIKSSDRTKEQIDAGAKKQVDIIHALIMREDIDGIIAATDDDREGQIIFDEIALYLDIKKPIERLLLNEWTNDEVKKGLQSLRSNTEMSSLQDAGFGRQLADWLIGINLTSVATVKYRADESIKVLNIGRVLLPTLKIIYDRDKEIEAFKESSYYKLVSEFKTKEDSIFEGVYHENESEKFETKDKLELLQKELAEKTARITSKKVEYKKEYAPYLFNLSNLQGHITSKYKGWTSDKVLKTAQSLYENKLITYPRTASSVLDESLIEKAEKVLNAHKKGLPFEKDIVFHTSKRVFDSKKVESHSAIMPTYVLPRNMNSDEKIVYEAVVNRFLAQFMPVAEYEETELVIKIDSELLEGVFLSKGKVELNDGWKKVEKVTSKEITLPHVEDGDTVFVHKSSVNEVKRKAPKYHSEKTLLREMENCGRKYKEEDAEEMMLAILSGFSIGTPATRAETIKKLKDVGYIEIRGKSLACTELGKMMVEKFPVKELFDLEYTGKLEKTLADIEKKKFSKADFINMMIEFVIKSVNDVKDAAGFGAHAIIPEDVEVLGLCPECNSPVVESAKAFGCSNWKNGCKFTIWKDDKYIASFEKQVSPEMVKLLLKNGRVGFRGLKSKKGNKFAAYFYYGKDQNTGRYNWKMEFID, encoded by the coding sequence ATGAAAAAATTGATTATTACTGAAAAACCATCAGTAGCCAGAAATATCGCCGACGCCATTAATGCTAAAATCAGGAAAGATGGCTTTATTGAAGGCAACGACTATGTAATAACCTGGGCTTTTGGCCATTTGCTGCAGTTATATGATTTGAAAGATTATAATCTAGAGCTCAAAGGATGGAGATTAGAGTATTTTCCTTACATACCAAGCGAATTTAAATATAAAATAAAGTCTTCGGATCGGACTAAAGAGCAAATTGACGCCGGCGCCAAGAAGCAAGTTGATATTATTCACGCGTTGATTATGCGAGAAGATATAGACGGGATTATTGCGGCAACAGATGATGATCGCGAAGGTCAAATTATTTTTGATGAAATTGCACTATATTTGGATATAAAAAAGCCCATAGAACGCCTGCTGCTTAATGAATGGACAAACGATGAAGTAAAAAAAGGCTTGCAAAGCTTGCGCTCCAATACAGAAATGAGCTCGCTGCAAGATGCCGGATTTGGGCGACAACTGGCAGACTGGCTAATTGGGATTAACCTTACCTCGGTTGCTACCGTAAAATATCGCGCCGATGAATCGATCAAGGTTTTAAATATTGGGCGTGTCTTATTGCCGACTTTAAAGATCATTTATGATCGCGATAAAGAAATTGAAGCCTTTAAAGAATCCAGCTACTATAAATTGGTTTCCGAGTTTAAAACCAAGGAAGACAGCATCTTTGAAGGCGTATATCATGAAAATGAAAGTGAAAAATTTGAAACCAAAGATAAGCTGGAACTGTTGCAAAAAGAGTTGGCTGAAAAAACGGCGCGCATTACAAGTAAAAAAGTGGAATATAAAAAAGAATATGCCCCATACTTGTTTAATTTATCGAATTTGCAAGGCCATATTACCAGTAAATATAAAGGCTGGACTTCTGATAAAGTATTGAAGACAGCCCAAAGCTTATACGAAAATAAGTTGATTACCTATCCGAGAACAGCCAGTTCAGTATTAGATGAAAGCTTAATTGAAAAAGCGGAAAAAGTATTAAATGCACATAAAAAAGGGCTTCCCTTTGAAAAGGACATCGTTTTTCATACGTCCAAGCGAGTTTTTGACAGTAAAAAGGTTGAGAGCCATTCCGCCATTATGCCGACCTATGTTTTGCCACGGAATATGAATAGTGATGAAAAGATCGTTTATGAGGCAGTAGTAAATCGTTTTTTAGCACAGTTTATGCCTGTGGCAGAATATGAAGAGACGGAATTGGTTATTAAGATCGACAGTGAGCTGCTGGAAGGCGTTTTTCTAAGCAAGGGAAAAGTAGAATTAAACGATGGCTGGAAGAAAGTCGAAAAGGTAACTTCCAAAGAGATTACCTTGCCCCACGTAGAAGATGGTGATACTGTTTTTGTGCATAAAAGCAGCGTAAATGAAGTGAAGCGCAAGGCGCCTAAGTATCATTCGGAAAAAACGTTACTGCGCGAGATGGAAAATTGCGGCCGTAAATATAAAGAAGAAGATGCGGAAGAAATGATGCTTGCTATCTTGAGCGGCTTTAGCATCGGGACTCCTGCAACTAGAGCGGAAACCATCAAAAAACTAAAAGACGTCGGCTATATCGAAATCCGAGGGAAAAGCCTAGCTTGTACCGAATTAGGTAAAATGATGGTGGAAAAATTCCCAGTAAAAGAATTATTTGACTTAGAGTATACGGGAAAACTGGAAAAAACCCTAGCGGACATTGAGAAGAAAAAATTCAGCAAAGCTGATTTTATCAATATGATGATTGAGTTCGTGATAAAATCGGTTAATGATGTCAAAGACGCCGCTGGTTTTGGGGCCCATGCGATTATCCCGGAAGATGTTGAAGTACTAGGTTTGTGTCCGGAATGCAATAGCCCAGTGGTAGAGTCAGCGAAGGCGTTTGGCTGCAGCAACTGGAAAAACGGCTGTAAATTTACCATCTGGAAAGATGATAAATATATTGCGTCTTTTGAAAAGCAAGTATCACCCGAGATGGTTAAACTGCTATTGAAAAACGGAAGAGTTGGTTTTCGCGGTTTAAAAAGCAAGAAGGGGAATAAGTTTGCCGCCTATTTCTATTATGGCAAGGATCAAAACACAGGCAGATACAACTGGAAAATGGAATTCATTGATTGA
- a CDS encoding HD domain-containing protein, giving the protein MKALEEKRALSNADGSKVFKAARDIPSGLSGGDAWTPDLHLALYRTAQLGAEGQIYEAVVHNGTRSSIHRLDSFYSFWTFWPQVVNAALLDEYRLLAGNEAVLRRQFHRPESIHGISHMKRVLLHAFFLSFLEQLSAKDRKVLLYAAAFHDIGRSHDALCERHGADSIEKMHKLVTLQEQLEPEDLRALQFVMQWHCIADQRGLRALSEMPVAEQTRIKRLFFLFKDCDALDRVRILDLDFKYLRSRRAWQLALIAYQLLHHLGELEQEFLL; this is encoded by the coding sequence GTGAAAGCATTGGAAGAAAAGCGGGCGTTAAGTAATGCGGACGGCAGCAAAGTATTTAAGGCCGCTCGGGACATTCCTTCCGGTTTAAGCGGCGGCGATGCGTGGACGCCAGATTTGCATCTGGCTTTATATAGAACAGCACAGCTTGGGGCTGAGGGGCAGATTTATGAGGCCGTTGTTCATAACGGAACCCGCAGTTCGATTCATAGGCTTGATAGCTTTTACTCATTTTGGACGTTTTGGCCGCAGGTGGTTAACGCTGCGCTGCTGGACGAGTATCGTCTGTTGGCTGGGAATGAAGCCGTTTTGCGAAGGCAGTTTCACCGGCCAGAGAGCATTCATGGGATTAGTCATATGAAAAGAGTATTGCTGCATGCTTTTTTTCTGTCTTTTTTGGAGCAGTTGTCGGCAAAAGACCGGAAAGTACTGCTCTATGCAGCGGCGTTTCATGATATTGGACGCAGCCATGATGCGCTGTGCGAGCGGCATGGGGCGGACAGCATTGAAAAAATGCATAAACTTGTTACCTTGCAAGAGCAGTTAGAGCCGGAAGATTTGCGGGCGTTGCAGTTCGTTATGCAGTGGCATTGCATTGCAGACCAGCGAGGCCTAAGAGCGCTAAGCGAGATGCCGGTTGCTGAGCAGACTCGTATAAAAAGGCTTTTCTTCTTGTTTAAGGACTGTGACGCCTTGGACCGCGTACGCATTTTGGATTTGGATTTTAAGTATCTGCGCAGTCGCCGGGCTTGGCAATTGGCGCTTATAGCGTATCAGCTGTTGCATCATTTAGGCGAATTGGAGCAAGAATTTCTGCTTTAA
- a CDS encoding 7-carboxy-7-deazaguanine synthase QueE — protein MNYPVLELFSSIQGEGYYQGTLASFVRLGGCNLRCSWCDTAHSQTAAEAKDMDIADILLQLPRDVRRVIITGGEPTLHDLGPLAAALHARGHEVALETNGTQEVPAEWGIDWIAVSPKPDAAYGVRCRADELKYVVDERLQAEHIQDSLVPEGRVYLQVEGGRPASALRALELVRANPGKLWRVGVQLHRVLQVP, from the coding sequence ATGAATTATCCGGTGTTAGAATTATTCAGTAGCATTCAAGGGGAAGGCTACTATCAGGGGACGCTGGCGTCTTTTGTACGTCTGGGCGGCTGCAATCTTCGCTGCAGTTGGTGTGATACGGCTCATTCGCAAACGGCGGCAGAAGCCAAGGATATGGACATTGCAGACATTCTTTTGCAATTGCCGCGCGATGTACGGCGCGTCATTATTACCGGAGGCGAGCCGACGCTGCATGATTTAGGCCCTTTAGCAGCGGCGCTGCATGCGCGTGGACATGAAGTAGCGCTGGAAACGAATGGCACTCAAGAAGTTCCGGCTGAGTGGGGAATTGACTGGATTGCTGTTTCGCCTAAGCCGGATGCTGCATACGGCGTGCGCTGTCGTGCGGATGAACTGAAATACGTAGTGGATGAGCGGCTACAGGCGGAGCACATTCAAGACTCTTTGGTCCCGGAGGGACGGGTGTATTTACAGGTTGAGGGCGGCAGGCCAGCATCGGCTTTACGGGCCTTAGAATTGGTGCGTGCTAACCCTGGAAAACTGTGGCGCGTAGGCGTGCAGCTCCATCGGGTGCTACAGGTTCCTTAA
- the queC gene encoding 7-cyano-7-deazaguanine synthase QueC, producing MKQGQGALVVFSGGQDSTTCLFWALERFERVEAVTFDYGQRHSSEIEHARQIAAELGVQHTVLDMALLNQLAPNALTRTDIPVSEGEEGALPSTFVPGRNLLFLSFAAVLAKGHGLRHLVTGVCETDFSGYPDCRDIFIKSLNVTLNLAMAEEFVLHTPLMWLDKAQTWELADQMGKLEYIAEKTVTCYQGIPGAGCGECPSCILRAKGLATYLQQRRSGGKL from the coding sequence ATGAAACAGGGCCAAGGCGCTTTAGTGGTTTTCAGCGGCGGACAAGACAGCACTACTTGCTTGTTTTGGGCGTTGGAGCGATTTGAGCGGGTGGAAGCGGTTACCTTTGATTACGGGCAAAGGCATAGCAGTGAAATTGAGCATGCGCGGCAGATCGCCGCAGAGCTTGGCGTGCAGCATACGGTGTTGGATATGGCGCTGCTGAATCAACTGGCTCCGAATGCATTGACTCGTACGGATATTCCTGTTTCAGAGGGAGAAGAAGGCGCACTTCCTTCTACCTTTGTTCCCGGGCGTAATCTGCTGTTTCTGTCATTTGCAGCTGTTTTGGCGAAAGGACATGGTTTGCGTCATCTTGTTACTGGTGTTTGCGAGACTGATTTTAGCGGCTATCCAGACTGTCGGGATATTTTTATTAAATCACTAAATGTTACTTTGAATTTAGCCATGGCGGAGGAGTTTGTCTTGCATACGCCGCTGATGTGGCTGGATAAGGCGCAAACTTGGGAGCTGGCGGATCAAATGGGAAAACTGGAGTATATTGCTGAAAAAACGGTGACTTGTTACCAGGGGATTCCTGGCGCTGGCTGCGGCGAGTGTCCGTCTTGCATTTTGCGGGCTAAAGGACTTGCTACCTATCTGCAGCAACGCCGGTCCGGGGGCAAATTATGA